The Streptomyces luteogriseus genome includes a window with the following:
- a CDS encoding beta-1,6-galactanase produces the protein MIRRRSLLAAAGGTFLGSALATGTAHADATIAVNPSTTYGTWEGWGTSLAWWANVFGARDDFADLFFTTKSVTYNGRSLPGLGLNIARYNLGACSSNSVGGETMVKSPNIPAFKQIEGFWQDWNNEDPTSSAWKWTADANQRAMLVKATQRGAITELFANSPMWWMCSNHNPSGASGGGNNLQTWNYRQHASHLAATALYAKNNWGVNFATVDPFNEPASTWWTATGTQEGCHMDPAVQAAVLPYMRSELDKRGLTGLRIAASDETNYDTARSTWSSFNSTTKGLVSQVNVHGYQGSGGRRDLLYTDVVTTSRKKLWNSETGDSDGTGLTMASNLCLDFRWLHPTAWCYWQVMDPSTGWAMIAYDANTLQPTTVQTKHYVMAQFSRHIRPGMTILTTDVDYAVAAYDATARRLVIVAVNTSTSAQTLTFDLSRFSTVTGGSGGLVPRWNTVTTGGGDLYTARSDIRLSGKSVAVPFAAKSVQTLQIDGVTL, from the coding sequence GTGATCCGACGCAGAAGTCTGCTGGCCGCAGCAGGCGGAACGTTCCTCGGCAGCGCCCTGGCGACGGGCACCGCGCACGCGGACGCCACGATCGCCGTCAACCCGTCGACGACGTACGGCACCTGGGAGGGCTGGGGAACCTCCCTCGCCTGGTGGGCCAACGTCTTCGGCGCCCGGGACGACTTCGCCGACCTGTTCTTCACCACCAAGTCCGTCACGTACAACGGCCGTTCCCTGCCCGGCCTGGGCCTCAACATCGCCCGCTACAACCTCGGCGCGTGCAGCTCCAACAGCGTCGGCGGCGAGACGATGGTGAAGTCGCCCAACATCCCCGCCTTCAAGCAGATCGAGGGCTTCTGGCAGGACTGGAACAACGAGGACCCCACCTCCTCGGCGTGGAAGTGGACGGCGGACGCCAACCAGCGCGCGATGCTGGTGAAGGCCACGCAGCGCGGCGCGATCACCGAACTGTTCGCCAACTCCCCGATGTGGTGGATGTGCAGCAACCACAACCCCTCGGGCGCGTCGGGCGGCGGCAACAACCTCCAGACCTGGAACTACCGCCAGCATGCGAGCCACTTGGCGGCGACGGCCCTGTACGCGAAGAACAACTGGGGCGTGAACTTCGCGACGGTCGACCCCTTCAACGAGCCGGCCTCCACCTGGTGGACCGCGACCGGCACCCAGGAGGGCTGCCACATGGACCCGGCGGTCCAGGCGGCCGTGCTCCCCTACATGCGCAGCGAGCTGGACAAGCGCGGCCTCACGGGCCTGCGCATCGCGGCCTCGGACGAGACGAACTACGACACGGCCCGCTCCACCTGGTCCTCCTTCAACTCCACCACCAAGGGCCTGGTCTCCCAGGTCAACGTGCACGGCTACCAGGGCTCGGGCGGCCGCCGCGACCTCCTCTACACGGACGTGGTCACCACCTCCCGCAAGAAGCTGTGGAACTCCGAGACGGGCGACAGCGACGGCACGGGCCTGACGATGGCCTCGAACCTCTGCCTCGACTTCCGCTGGCTGCACCCGACGGCCTGGTGCTACTGGCAGGTCATGGACCCGTCCACGGGGTGGGCGATGATCGCCTACGACGCCAACACCCTCCAGCCCACCACCGTCCAGACCAAGCACTATGTGATGGCCCAGTTCAGCCGCCACATCCGCCCCGGCATGACGATTCTGACCACGGACGTGGACTACGCGGTGGCGGCGTACGACGCGACGGCCCGCCGCCTGGTGATCGTCGCGGTGAACACCTCCACCTCCGCCCAGACCCTCACCTTCGACCTCTCCCGCTTCTCGACGGTGACGGGTGGCTCGGGTGGCCTGGTCCCCCGCTGGAACACGGTCACGACGGGTGGCGGCGACCTCTACACGGCCCGCTCGGACATCCGCCTGTCCGGCAAGTCCGTAGCCGTCCCATTCGCCGCGAAGTCGGTCCAAACCCTCCAAATAGACGGCGTGACGCTGTAG
- a CDS encoding YidC/Oxa1 family membrane protein insertase — protein sequence MSVFATLVEHLADLLQPLFGASAAAAAIVLFTALVRLLVHPLSRAAARGQKARTALQPKIAELRKKHGRNPEKLQKAVLELHAEEKVSPLAGCLPGMLQIPAFFLLYHLFSSDTIGGEANGLLGHRLFAAPLGERWTDALQGGVLSGAGLVYAGLFVVVACVAAFSYRLSKRMTAANPAAAQVGDGEQLPGLGAVTKVMPFMSFFTLVTVAVVPLAAALYVVTSTTWSVVERAVLYR from the coding sequence ATGTCCGTCTTCGCCACCCTGGTCGAGCACCTTGCCGACCTGCTCCAGCCGCTGTTCGGCGCCTCGGCCGCCGCCGCGGCGATCGTCCTGTTCACCGCGCTCGTACGCCTCCTCGTCCACCCCCTGTCCCGGGCCGCCGCGCGCGGCCAGAAGGCCCGCACCGCGCTCCAGCCGAAGATCGCCGAGCTGCGGAAGAAGCACGGCAGGAACCCCGAGAAGCTCCAGAAGGCCGTGCTGGAACTGCACGCCGAGGAGAAGGTGTCGCCGCTGGCCGGCTGCCTGCCCGGGATGCTCCAGATTCCCGCGTTCTTCCTGCTCTACCACCTGTTCTCCAGCGACACGATCGGTGGCGAGGCCAACGGGCTGCTCGGCCACCGGCTGTTCGCGGCGCCGCTCGGGGAGCGGTGGACGGACGCGCTCCAAGGCGGTGTGCTCAGTGGTGCGGGACTCGTCTACGCCGGGCTGTTCGTGGTGGTCGCATGCGTCGCCGCGTTCAGCTACCGGCTCAGCAAGCGCATGACGGCCGCGAACCCGGCAGCCGCCCAGGTGGGCGACGGGGAGCAGCTGCCCGGGCTGGGGGCGGTGACCAAGGTGATGCCGTTCATGTCGTTCTTCACGCTGGTCACCGTGGCCGTCGTGCCGCTGGCCGCCGCGCTGTACGTCGTGACCAGTACGACGTGGAGTGTCGTCGAGCGGGCCGTGCTGTACAGGTGA
- a CDS encoding fumarylacetoacetate hydrolase family protein: protein MKLLRVGTAGAERPALLDAEGTLRDLSGVVADIDGALLADEEALGRVRAAADAGDLPVLDATGLRVGPPLARIGKIVCIGLNYHDHARETGAEPPAEPVLFMKAPDTVVGPNDTVLVPRRSLKTDWEVELAVVIGRTARYLGSAEEALAHVAGYAVAHDVSEREFQIERGGTWDKGKNCETFNPLGPWLVTADEVRDPQDLSLKLWVNGELKQDGTTAEQIFPVGEVVRYLSQFMTLYPGDVINTGTPAGVALGAPEPKPFLRSGDVVELEIEGLGRQRQEFKDA from the coding sequence ATGAAGCTGCTGCGAGTCGGTACGGCGGGGGCGGAGCGGCCCGCGCTGCTCGACGCCGAGGGGACCCTGCGGGACCTGTCGGGTGTCGTCGCGGACATCGACGGCGCGCTGCTCGCCGACGAGGAGGCCCTCGGCCGGGTCCGGGCCGCCGCCGACGCCGGTGACCTGCCCGTCCTGGACGCCACCGGCCTGCGGGTCGGGCCGCCGCTGGCGCGGATCGGCAAGATCGTCTGCATCGGGCTGAACTACCACGACCACGCGCGCGAGACCGGCGCCGAGCCGCCCGCCGAACCGGTCCTCTTCATGAAGGCCCCGGACACGGTGGTCGGGCCGAACGACACGGTCCTCGTGCCACGGCGGTCCCTCAAGACCGACTGGGAGGTCGAGCTGGCCGTCGTCATCGGGCGTACGGCCAGGTATCTGGGGTCCGCCGAGGAGGCCCTCGCGCATGTCGCCGGGTACGCGGTGGCGCACGACGTGTCCGAGCGGGAGTTCCAGATCGAGCGGGGCGGCACCTGGGACAAGGGGAAGAACTGCGAGACGTTCAACCCGCTGGGCCCGTGGCTCGTGACGGCGGACGAGGTCCGGGATCCGCAGGACCTCTCCCTGAAACTCTGGGTCAACGGTGAGTTGAAACAGGACGGGACGACGGCCGAGCAGATCTTCCCGGTGGGTGAGGTCGTGCGGTACCTCAGCCAGTTCATGACGCTGTACCCGGGCGATGTGATCAACACCGGTACGCCGGCGGGGGTGGCGCTGGGAGCGCCCGAGCCGAAGCCGTTCCTGCGGAGCGGGGATGTCGTGGAGCTGGAGATCGAGGGGCTCGGGCGGCAGCGGCAGGAGTTCAAGGACGCGTAG
- a CDS encoding DEAD/DEAH box helicase yields MTDDATGTSLHLGFDETRTRVVLRTTDQYQQDLVRLAARFRTGGQLGPLSASVALDELLADLSALSGWPHHAGVEWAPELRNLVAGVVQDANTVKERLAGARPHGEVLPDEVPGLLGDTWEGELSEFQLRDIAKLLALQHGANFSVPGAGKTRVALAVYAAQRAQGRVSRVLVVCPKSAYESWRYETAVCFTYPLRTHVLDGSMDQWAEVLIVNYERLDRSLATLASWLKAGPSMIILDEAHRMKLGARGTYGAACMALGPLAERRMILTGTPAPNGSKDLENLLGFVWPGHGQRTVVQAVAGGDLAYASSVLRPLFTRTTKQELGLPPVWLRMRYVDMPPLHNEIYSSLVGGENSRASRDDLSSLGKTALRLLMAATSPALLLEGGSRYEPLAYQLPPLEVPEGSSLYTLLQNLPDYELSPKYKETVAIVAENAARGRKTLVWTTFVRSLTTLERMLEKYSPAVVFGGTPDRDEQLRRFREDPSCAVLISNPATLGEGISLHHICHDAVYVDRDFMAGRFLQSLDRIHRLGLAPGTDTRVTVLAVRNTIDEVVTARLDQKLEFMGKILDDPTVQQLADLQEEPSVAAGLAPNDIEALLRHINSG; encoded by the coding sequence GTGACGGACGACGCGACGGGAACGTCTTTGCACCTCGGGTTTGATGAGACCCGCACCCGTGTCGTTCTCAGGACAACCGATCAGTATCAGCAGGACCTTGTCCGACTGGCCGCCCGTTTCCGCACGGGTGGCCAGCTCGGCCCGCTTTCCGCGTCGGTGGCACTCGACGAACTGCTCGCGGACCTCAGCGCTCTCAGTGGTTGGCCGCACCATGCGGGAGTGGAATGGGCTCCGGAACTTCGGAACCTGGTGGCCGGAGTCGTCCAGGACGCCAACACGGTCAAGGAACGTCTTGCCGGGGCAAGACCCCACGGTGAAGTCCTGCCCGATGAGGTGCCAGGCCTCCTGGGGGATACCTGGGAAGGAGAGCTCAGTGAGTTCCAGCTTCGGGACATCGCGAAGCTGCTGGCACTTCAGCACGGGGCCAACTTCAGTGTTCCTGGTGCGGGCAAAACCCGCGTGGCCCTCGCTGTCTATGCCGCGCAGAGGGCCCAAGGGCGCGTGAGCCGGGTCTTGGTGGTCTGTCCAAAGTCGGCGTACGAATCCTGGCGCTACGAGACGGCGGTGTGCTTCACCTACCCGCTGCGGACCCATGTCCTCGACGGATCAATGGATCAGTGGGCAGAAGTGCTGATCGTCAACTACGAGAGGCTGGACCGCTCGCTGGCCACGCTGGCGAGCTGGCTGAAGGCAGGCCCTTCGATGATCATCCTCGACGAGGCACACAGGATGAAGCTGGGAGCCCGGGGTACGTATGGTGCCGCCTGCATGGCTCTCGGCCCACTGGCCGAACGACGCATGATCCTCACCGGGACGCCGGCGCCCAATGGCTCGAAGGACCTGGAGAACTTGCTGGGCTTTGTATGGCCCGGGCACGGGCAGCGAACCGTCGTACAGGCTGTGGCAGGTGGGGACCTGGCCTACGCCAGCTCCGTCCTCCGGCCTCTGTTCACTCGGACGACCAAGCAGGAACTCGGCCTGCCGCCGGTTTGGTTGAGGATGCGGTACGTCGACATGCCTCCGTTGCACAACGAGATCTACAGCTCGCTGGTGGGTGGTGAGAACAGTCGTGCTTCCAGAGATGACCTGAGCTCACTCGGCAAGACCGCCTTGCGGTTGCTGATGGCGGCCACCAGCCCAGCGCTCCTCTTGGAGGGGGGCAGTAGGTACGAGCCCTTGGCATATCAGCTGCCGCCTCTGGAAGTCCCGGAGGGCAGTTCGTTGTACACGCTCCTGCAGAACCTGCCGGACTACGAGCTGTCGCCCAAGTACAAGGAAACTGTGGCCATCGTGGCGGAAAATGCTGCACGAGGCCGAAAGACGCTGGTGTGGACGACATTCGTCCGTAGCCTCACGACTCTGGAGCGCATGCTGGAGAAGTACAGCCCAGCAGTGGTCTTCGGCGGGACACCTGATCGCGACGAGCAGTTGCGGCGCTTCCGCGAGGACCCGAGCTGCGCGGTGCTCATCTCCAACCCGGCGACCCTTGGTGAGGGCATCAGCCTGCATCACATCTGTCATGACGCTGTGTATGTGGATCGTGACTTCATGGCAGGGCGGTTCCTGCAGAGCCTTGACCGGATCCATCGCCTGGGCCTCGCGCCCGGGACAGACACGCGCGTTACCGTCTTGGCCGTCAGGAACACCATCGATGAGGTTGTCACAGCGCGTCTGGATCAGAAGCTGGAGTTCATGGGGAAGATCCTTGACGACCCCACGGTGCAGCAACTCGCAGACCTGCAGGAGGAGCCGTCGGTCGCGGCCGGCCTGGCTCCGAATGACATCGAAGCCCTGCTGAGGCACATCAACAGCGGTTAG
- a CDS encoding DNA cytosine methyltransferase: protein MRPSGPQRPQFASPLTSIEICAGAGGQAVGLHNAGFDHLALVEWDADAAATLGANVGGWPGWTTERAKALKPMDVKDFLDSDEYRNLGLPQGELDLLAGGVPCPPFSLAGKRLGKDDERDLFPEALKIADALRPRAVMIENVRGILEPPEVFIEYRAWILDELRKLDYMVPGVDPSSSPRQQDLQMRHVWRRLDAKDFGVPQLRPRAILVAIREDVLKEKGVEFVWPQRVARFQASVVGKLRRTMRERCEDFWDKNQEGEFPSSGDRTGKDVFYEWLISAKKAKDAGRGVAPTLVGGSRKHGGADLGPTRAKRAWGAMGVDAMGVANDRKECTPARDLFRPAGPMLTVEQAAIIQGFPRDWDFQGKKTARYRQVGNAFPPPVAEAVGRAIAAVLRPEHREELLEGYVMDSNVSPAVKPDPEQMEIPVSAVSPGDSAGYDRRGDFVGARG from the coding sequence ATGCGCCCCAGCGGCCCGCAGCGCCCGCAGTTCGCCTCGCCACTGACCTCGATTGAGATCTGTGCGGGGGCAGGCGGACAGGCTGTTGGGCTGCACAACGCCGGCTTCGACCACTTGGCGCTCGTCGAGTGGGACGCGGACGCGGCAGCCACCCTCGGCGCCAATGTGGGTGGCTGGCCTGGCTGGACGACGGAGCGGGCCAAGGCGCTGAAGCCCATGGATGTCAAAGACTTCCTTGACTCTGACGAGTACAGGAATCTTGGCCTTCCTCAAGGGGAACTGGATTTGCTGGCCGGGGGTGTCCCGTGCCCTCCATTTTCCTTGGCGGGGAAGAGGCTTGGGAAAGATGATGAGAGGGATCTGTTTCCTGAGGCCTTGAAGATCGCGGACGCCTTGCGCCCTAGAGCTGTAATGATCGAGAATGTTCGCGGAATTCTTGAGCCGCCTGAGGTGTTCATTGAATATCGTGCTTGGATTCTGGATGAACTGCGAAAGCTAGACTATATGGTTCCCGGAGTTGACCCCTCGTCAAGCCCTCGTCAGCAGGACCTGCAGATGCGGCATGTTTGGCGTCGGCTGGATGCAAAAGACTTCGGCGTTCCCCAGTTGCGTCCCCGAGCTATTCTTGTTGCAATCCGTGAGGATGTGCTGAAGGAAAAAGGCGTCGAGTTTGTTTGGCCGCAGCGAGTTGCGCGATTTCAGGCATCTGTGGTAGGGAAATTGCGAAGGACGATGAGGGAGCGTTGCGAGGATTTCTGGGATAAGAACCAGGAAGGAGAGTTCCCCTCGTCCGGCGATCGCACTGGTAAAGATGTATTTTACGAGTGGCTGATCAGCGCCAAGAAAGCCAAGGACGCCGGGAGGGGTGTGGCGCCAACGCTTGTCGGCGGTTCGCGGAAGCATGGTGGCGCTGACCTCGGGCCCACGCGGGCAAAGCGTGCCTGGGGGGCGATGGGCGTCGACGCGATGGGTGTGGCTAATGACCGTAAGGAATGTACCCCGGCGAGGGACCTTTTCAGGCCCGCTGGCCCGATGCTGACGGTCGAGCAAGCCGCCATCATTCAAGGGTTTCCACGTGATTGGGACTTCCAGGGGAAAAAGACGGCTCGGTACCGGCAGGTCGGCAATGCATTCCCGCCTCCAGTCGCTGAAGCCGTTGGTCGGGCAATCGCTGCGGTGCTGCGGCCAGAGCATCGAGAAGAATTGCTGGAAGGGTATGTCATGGACTCCAATGTCAGCCCTGCCGTGAAGCCGGACCCCGAGCAGATGGAGATCCCTGTGTCAGCTGTGTCGCCCGGTGATTCGGCGGGCTACGACCGTCGCGGCGATTTTGTCGGCGCACGCGGCTGA
- a CDS encoding DUF6412 domain-containing protein: MNRSWATLRPALALLFLLVEVALLDTGSLTATVALAATAAASSALALCAVIASRCAPTVPRTRVRTAIRDRDRRTAFLPQRDPDARGRTRPRAPGHALRATVA, translated from the coding sequence ATGAACCGGAGTTGGGCGACTCTGCGTCCCGCCCTCGCGCTGCTCTTCCTGCTCGTCGAGGTGGCGCTGCTCGACACCGGCAGCCTCACCGCCACCGTCGCGCTCGCCGCGACCGCCGCCGCCTCGTCCGCCCTCGCGCTCTGCGCCGTCATCGCCTCCCGCTGCGCGCCCACCGTGCCGCGCACACGGGTGCGTACGGCCATCCGTGACCGGGACCGGCGTACGGCCTTCCTGCCCCAGCGGGATCCCGACGCCCGGGGGCGCACCCGGCCCCGGGCACCCGGTCACGCCCTCCGGGCGACCGTCGCGTAG
- a CDS encoding Gfo/Idh/MocA family oxidoreductase gives MTGTPLGTAPGSPLRVGLVGYGLAGSVFHAPLIAATQGLALDTVVTSNPERQRQARAEFPDVRLAATPDELFGRAAELDLIVVASPNKTHVPLATTALKAGLPVVVDKPVAGTAAEARELAALAEERELLLSVFQNRRWDNDFLTLRKLLNEGELGDVWRFESRFERWRPKPKGGWRESGDPAEIGGLLYDLGSHVVDQALVLFGPAASVYAETDIRRPGAETDDDTFIAITHTGGVRSHLYVSATTAQLGPRFRVLGSTAGYVKYGLDPQEAALRDGLRPGPDWGVEPESLWGRVGSGESPVTGGGHAEPTLPGDYPAYYAAVAKALLEGAPNPVTAREAAAALDVLEAARRSAREKVTVTL, from the coding sequence ATGACTGGCACACCCCTCGGCACAGCCCCCGGCTCGCCCCTTCGCGTCGGCCTCGTCGGCTACGGCCTCGCCGGCTCCGTCTTCCACGCCCCGCTGATCGCCGCCACGCAGGGCCTCGCCCTCGACACGGTGGTCACCTCGAACCCGGAGCGGCAGCGGCAGGCCCGCGCCGAGTTCCCGGACGTCCGCCTCGCCGCCACGCCGGACGAGTTGTTCGGCCGCGCCGCGGAGCTGGACCTGATCGTCGTGGCGTCCCCGAACAAGACGCATGTGCCGCTCGCGACGACCGCACTGAAGGCCGGCCTGCCGGTCGTGGTCGACAAGCCCGTCGCGGGCACGGCGGCCGAGGCCCGCGAGCTCGCCGCCCTCGCCGAGGAGCGTGAACTGCTCCTCTCCGTCTTCCAGAACCGCCGCTGGGACAACGACTTCCTCACCCTGCGCAAGCTGCTGAACGAGGGCGAGTTGGGCGACGTGTGGCGATTCGAGTCGCGGTTCGAGCGGTGGCGTCCGAAGCCGAAGGGCGGCTGGCGGGAGTCCGGCGACCCCGCAGAGATCGGAGGTCTGCTCTACGACCTCGGCAGCCATGTCGTCGACCAGGCCCTGGTCCTGTTCGGCCCAGCGGCCTCCGTGTACGCGGAGACGGACATCCGCCGCCCGGGCGCCGAGACCGACGACGACACGTTCATCGCGATCACGCACACCGGGGGCGTCCGCTCCCACCTCTACGTCTCCGCGACGACCGCTCAGCTCGGCCCCCGCTTCCGCGTCCTGGGCTCGACCGCCGGTTACGTCAAGTACGGCCTCGATCCCCAGGAGGCGGCGCTCCGGGACGGACTGCGCCCCGGCCCCGACTGGGGCGTGGAGCCGGAGTCGCTGTGGGGCCGCGTGGGCTCCGGCGAGTCCCCGGTGACCGGTGGCGGACACGCCGAACCCACCCTCCCGGGCGACTACCCCGCTTACTATGCGGCCGTGGCGAAGGCCCTGCTGGAGGGCGCCCCGAATCCGGTGACCGCACGGGAGGCGGCCGCCGCCCTGGACGTACTGGAGGCCGCCCGTCGTTCGGCCCGCGAGAAGGTGACGGTGACGCTGTGA
- a CDS encoding very short patch repair endonuclease produces MSEDPTWEAPAGSWASSAARRRNMQAIRSRDTKPEKLIRRLVHAQGLRYRVAARPIPDLRRTADMVFRSVKVAVFIDGCYWHGCPEHYVPPRTNSGYWSEKVLRNMERDRDTDQRLKEAGWLVLRFWEHEPSAACADKIAATVVARRITGRHS; encoded by the coding sequence GTGTCCGAAGATCCTACGTGGGAAGCGCCGGCTGGTTCCTGGGCTTCGTCGGCAGCTCGCCGCCGCAACATGCAGGCGATCCGCAGCCGCGACACAAAACCCGAGAAGCTGATTCGCCGCCTAGTCCACGCACAAGGGCTGCGCTATCGCGTTGCCGCCCGCCCGATTCCCGACCTGCGCAGGACAGCGGATATGGTGTTCCGTTCGGTGAAGGTTGCCGTGTTTATTGACGGTTGCTATTGGCACGGCTGCCCAGAGCATTACGTTCCACCGAGGACCAACTCGGGGTACTGGTCAGAAAAGGTACTCCGCAACATGGAACGCGACCGTGACACTGATCAACGCCTTAAGGAAGCAGGGTGGCTCGTGCTCCGATTCTGGGAACACGAGCCGTCAGCCGCGTGCGCCGACAAAATCGCCGCGACGGTCGTAGCCCGCCGAATCACCGGGCGACACAGCTGA
- a CDS encoding heme-degrading domain-containing protein, which translates to MTHKSNPSHSQGLTPKFHPELTPSLEELEKQERRLVFRQFTYDDAWALGSLLVELARERQAPVAIDIHRAGQQLFHAALPGSSPDNDAWIARKRRVVERYGSSSYLVGTRFRAKGSTFEESSRLDPDTYAAHGGSFPIIVEGVGVIGAVTVSGLPQLQDHRLVVEALERFQDLQVPHPE; encoded by the coding sequence GTGACCCACAAGAGCAACCCCTCGCACAGCCAGGGGCTCACCCCGAAGTTCCACCCGGAGCTCACCCCGAGCCTGGAGGAGCTGGAGAAGCAGGAACGCCGGCTGGTGTTCCGCCAGTTCACGTACGACGACGCCTGGGCGCTCGGCTCGCTCCTCGTGGAGCTGGCCCGGGAGCGGCAGGCCCCGGTCGCCATCGACATCCACCGCGCCGGCCAGCAGCTCTTCCACGCGGCGCTGCCCGGCTCCAGCCCGGACAACGACGCCTGGATCGCCCGCAAGCGCCGGGTGGTCGAGCGCTACGGCTCGTCCTCCTACCTGGTCGGCACCCGATTCCGCGCCAAGGGCAGCACGTTCGAGGAGTCCTCGCGCCTCGACCCCGACACCTACGCCGCCCACGGCGGTTCCTTCCCGATCATCGTCGAGGGCGTGGGCGTGATCGGTGCGGTGACGGTGTCCGGGCTGCCGCAGCTCCAGGACCACCGGCTCGTGGTCGAGGCGCTGGAGCGGTTCCAGGATCTCCAGGTCCCTCACCCGGAATGA
- a CDS encoding SEC-C domain-containing protein: MRPDTPAENVDHTAEAARLERTAGLYPEDAEALLLRAAAHLELSGDRPTATTLYDRLLSSPDGLENPHLVRALKASNLWEYGHEAEARAIIEGVRVASPKDPAPWVIVAESLENHDELEAAHETFTEAVHRLLTDVEEPPYATHPLLFGRHRVRRMLGKSHDEWDALADSVHSLPITLDELHDPKRVWSLGSENPAELEAEILRLRAELGAYREALSRPFPVAILHWPAGELTELLEAYPTLTSEYPTHAEHLASIEQSLRELAASGTPNLGIVTGTVPSYEAFAASELSSPNDATLLPQYATTLAARGRAVAWPPQSGAACWCGSGQAYGQCHGSTA; encoded by the coding sequence ATGCGCCCCGACACGCCTGCCGAAAACGTCGACCACACCGCCGAGGCGGCACGCCTGGAGCGGACCGCCGGCCTGTATCCCGAGGACGCCGAGGCCCTGCTGCTGCGGGCAGCGGCCCATCTGGAACTCTCCGGCGACCGCCCCACCGCGACCACGCTCTACGACCGCCTGCTGTCCTCCCCCGACGGCCTGGAGAACCCCCACCTGGTACGGGCGCTCAAGGCCTCGAACCTCTGGGAGTACGGCCACGAGGCCGAGGCCCGCGCGATCATCGAGGGCGTCCGGGTGGCGTCCCCCAAGGACCCGGCCCCCTGGGTGATCGTCGCGGAGTCCCTGGAGAACCACGACGAACTGGAAGCGGCCCACGAGACGTTCACGGAGGCCGTGCACCGCCTCCTGACGGACGTCGAGGAGCCCCCCTACGCCACCCACCCCCTCCTCTTCGGCCGCCACCGCGTCCGGCGCATGCTCGGCAAGTCCCACGACGAGTGGGACGCCCTGGCGGACTCGGTCCACTCCCTCCCGATCACCCTGGACGAACTTCACGACCCCAAGCGCGTCTGGTCCCTGGGCTCGGAGAACCCCGCGGAACTGGAGGCGGAGATCCTCCGCCTCCGAGCGGAACTGGGCGCGTACCGGGAGGCCCTCTCCCGCCCCTTCCCGGTGGCGATCCTGCACTGGCCGGCGGGCGAGCTCACGGAACTCCTGGAGGCGTACCCGACCCTCACGTCGGAGTACCCGACCCACGCCGAGCACCTGGCCTCGATAGAGCAGTCCCTGCGCGAACTCGCCGCCTCCGGCACCCCGAACCTGGGCATCGTCACCGGCACGGTCCCGTCCTACGAGGCCTTCGCGGCATCGGAACTCTCCTCTCCCAACGACGCGACACTCCTCCCCCAGTACGCGACGACGCTGGCGGCGAGGGGACGGGCGGTGGCTTGGCCGCCGCAGTCGGGGGCGGCTTGCTGGTGCGGGTCGGGCCAGGCGTACGGCCAGTGCCACGGCAGCACTGCCTGA
- a CDS encoding LLM class F420-dependent oxidoreductase: MSTPLKETVGRYGIWSVGLRSEDPDRRGELAEAAAELEELGYGALWLGGNSSAAHAAPLIEATSKLTVGTSIQSIWQHEPDAAATAFADLESAHPGRFLLGLGVSHAKRVEQYARPYSALVEHLDGLDAAGVPADRRLLAALGPKSLRLARDRAAGSIPYLVTPEHTAHAREILGEAPLLAPELGVVPETDPARARALAREFLEIYLPLPNYTNNFLRHGFTEDDLVDGGSDRLVDALFAWGDDAAIRTKVDAFFEAGADHVALQVLTGEPRDALPRKAWRDLASVLA; this comes from the coding sequence ATGAGCACCCCCCTGAAGGAGACCGTCGGCCGGTACGGCATCTGGAGCGTAGGACTGCGCTCGGAGGACCCGGACCGGCGCGGCGAACTCGCCGAGGCCGCCGCCGAACTGGAGGAACTCGGCTACGGCGCCCTCTGGCTGGGCGGCAACAGCTCCGCCGCCCATGCCGCCCCGCTGATCGAGGCGACCTCGAAGCTCACGGTCGGCACCAGCATCCAGAGCATCTGGCAGCACGAACCGGACGCCGCCGCCACGGCCTTCGCGGACCTGGAGTCGGCCCACCCCGGGCGGTTCCTGCTGGGCCTCGGCGTGAGCCACGCCAAGCGGGTGGAGCAGTACGCCCGCCCCTACTCGGCCCTGGTCGAGCACCTCGACGGCCTGGACGCCGCCGGGGTGCCGGCGGACCGGCGCCTCCTGGCCGCCCTGGGCCCGAAGTCGCTCCGGCTGGCCCGCGACCGGGCGGCGGGTTCGATCCCGTATCTGGTCACCCCGGAGCACACGGCGCACGCCCGCGAGATCCTGGGCGAGGCCCCGCTGCTGGCCCCGGAGCTGGGCGTCGTCCCGGAGACGGACCCGGCCCGCGCCCGCGCCTTGGCCCGCGAGTTCCTGGAGATCTACCTCCCCCTGCCGAACTACACCAACAACTTCCTCCGGCACGGCTTCACCGAGGACGACCTGGTGGACGGCGGCAGCGACCGCCTGGTCGACGCCCTGTTCGCCTGGGGCGACGACGCGGCGATCCGCACGAAGGTCGACGCGTTCTTCGAGGCGGGCGCGGACCACGTCGCCCTCCAGGTCCTGACCGGCGAGCCGCGCGACGCCCTCCCGAGGAAGGCGTGGCGCGACCTGGCGTCCGTACTGGCGTGA